AGCTGCCCGACCATCCCTGGTTCCTGGGCTGCCAGTTCCACCCCGAATTCAAGTCCCGCCCCATGGCGGCGCATCCCCTGTTCCGTGAATTCATCAAGGCCGCCAAGGACAACCACAGGAAATAGGGCTTTTGTGCACGAAAAGCCGTTCAGGACGCTCCGCCGGCGCGGGGCGTCCTTTTTTTATGCAATGACTTGAAATATTCCCTTTTTTATGCTCGCAAGCCCGCCTCCCTTGCCTATTGGTGCAGCATGTGGCATGGTATTTGAAAAGTAGAAAATTTTTACTGACAGGATAGCACCCCATGGCATTGGAACTTCGTCAACAACTCAAATTGTCGCAGCAGCTGGTCATGACCCCCCAGCTGCAGCAGGCCATCAAGCTGTTGCAGCTTTCTCGTGTCGAACTTCTGGAGACCGTCCAGCAGGAATTGCTGGAGAATCCTTTCCTGGAAGAGGCCCCGGCCAATGAGCCCGTAGCCCAGCAGGACCAGGAAGAGCCCCGGCATGAGAAGCCCCAGGACGAAGTCTATGACGCGGATCTGTCCCGCAATGCCGACTGGGAGGAATATCTTGGCGAGTTCGCCAGCACGCCGCGTACCTCGCAGGGCCGGGAGCTGGAGATCGCGGAAGAGATCTCCCCCCTGGAGGCCCGCTATTCGGCCAAGCCCACGCTGGAAGGGCATCTGCTCTGGCAGCTGCACCTTTCGACCCTGACGGACGAACAGAAGGCGATCGGCGAGATCATCATCGGCAACCTGGGTTCTTCGGGCTATCTGCGCGCCAGCGTGGAGGAGATCGCCGAGATGGCGTCCACCACGCCGGAGGCCGTGCAGACGGTGCTGGAGCGCGTGCAGCTCTTCGATCCGGTGGGCGTGGCGGCCCGGGATGCCCGCGAATGCCTGCTGGTGCAGCTGAAGAACCTGCGCTATGACCGTGACCCCATCCTGATGGAACTGGTGCAGTCGCATCTGGAAGACCTGGAGGCCCACCGCTACAAGCCCCTGCTGCGCAAGTTCAAGCTGGACATGGAAGGCCTGCGCGAATACCTGGACATCATCCAGTCCCTGGAGCCCCTGCCCGGTGCCAGCTTCGACAGCAGCGAGCCCACCTATGTGAGCCCCGACGTCTTCGTGTACAGTGTCGGCGACGAATTCGTCATCCTGCTCAACGAGGAGGGCCTGCCGCATCTGCAGCTCTCCAGCATGTTGCGTGATGGCGTTCCCTCCTGTAATGAAAAAGAGAAGGACTACGTTTCGGAAAAAATACGTTCGGCCTCCTGGCTCATCCGCAGTCTGTACCAGCGGCAGCGGACGCTGTATAAAGTGGTGGAAAGCATCGTCAAGCACCAGCAGCCCTTTTTCCGCGACGGCGTCACCAAGCTCGCGCCGCTCATCCTCAAGGATATCGCCGACGATATCGGGATGCACGAGTCCACGGTCAGCCGCATCACCACCAACAAATATGTGGCGACGCCGCACGGCATCTTCGAGCTCAAATTTTTCTTCAACAGCGGGCTTGAACTGGACGATGGAAGTCAGGTAGGCTCTGAAAGTGTCAAGGCCCTGATCAAAAAGTTCATCGCTGCTGAAGATCCCAAATCGCCCCTGAGCGATGAGCGGCTCGGCGAGCTGCTCAAGGAACAGTTGAAGGTCAACATCGCACGGCGCACGGTGGCCAAGTACCGCACGGCGCTGAACATCCCCTCATCCTCAAAGCGCAAGGAACATTTCTGATTCCTGCACCACGGGAGGTTCTATGAACATTGCTTTCACTTTCAAGAACTTCGAGGCCTCCGATCATCTGAAGAAGTATGCCCGTCGCCGCATGGAAAAGATGGGGCGCTTTTTTGGCAAGGCTTCCGGACTGGAAGTCGGTGTTGTGCTTACTGTGGACAAGTTCCGGCATCGCTGTGAAGTGACCATCGCCGGCGAGGGGCTGCACCTGAGCGCTTCCGAACAGTCTTCCGACATGTATGCCGCCATCGACCTTGTGGTGGACAAGGTCGAGGCCCAGATCAAGAAGCACGTCTCGCGCGTCAAGGAACAGCGCCGTCAGGCCCGCAACGCCAATGTGGACGTGTTCACCTACAACCTGGAAGCCGATCCCGATGAAGAGCCCGCCGTGGTGGGCACCGAGCGCTTTGCGCCCAAGCCCCTGCATCTGGACGAAGCCCTGATGCAGCTGGAATCCATCGGCAGTGACTTCCTGGTCTTCATCAATGCCGAGACCGACCGCGTCAATGTGGTGTACCGCCGCCGCATCGGCGGCTATGCCGTCATCGACCCTGTCCTGTAAAGACTTCGGGGCCCCCGCAAGGGGGCCCCTTCGAGAGTGCCATGAGCCAGACATCATCCGATGAAGCGGCCACGCCTGTCCAGGTCTGCATCGTCACCGGCCTTTCAGGGGCCGGTAAGAGTACGGCGTTGCAGGTCTTTGAGGACTTGCGCTATTTTACCGTGGACGGACTGCCTGCCGGGCTGGCCGCCGAGATGGCGGACATGATGCGGCGCGAATCCATGGAGCGTTTCCGGGGCATGGCCCTGGGCATGGACATGCGGCAGCAGGATTTTCTGGAAGAGCTCAACGTGGCCCTTGCCCGGCTTGCGGAACACGGTGTCCGGCCCATGCTGCTCTTTCTGGAGGCCGGACCGCAGGAGCTCATGCGGCGTTACGCCACGACCCGCCGGCCGCACCCGCTGGAACGCGAGGGCATGGGGCTTGAGGATGCCCTGCGCGAGGAGCGCGCGCGGCTGGCCCCTGTGCGCGAGATGGCGGATCTGGTCATAGATACCAGCCGTTTTTCCATCCATGACCTGCGCCGTGCCATCCAGAAGCGCTGGAGCAGGACGCCGGGCAGGCTGCGGGCCATCCGTGTCAACGTCATCTCGTTCGGCTTCAAGTATGGTGTCCCGCGCGAGGCGGATTTCGTCTTTGACCTGCGCTTCCTGCCCAACCCCTATTTTGTAGAGAAATTGCGTCCTCTCAGCGGCAAGGACAAGGCGGTCCGTGACTATGTCTTTGCCACCGAGGCAGCGCAGGAATTCGAGAAAAAGCTTTTCGACCTGGTGCGCTTCATGCTGCCGCAGATGGAAGCGGAAGGCCGCTACCGGGTGGCCATAGCCGTGGGCTGCACCGGTGGCCGCCACCGCTCCGTGGCCACGGCCGAGGCCCTGTTCCAGATGCTGCGCCAGGCGGATTATCCGGCCAGTCTTGAGCACAGGCACCTTGAACTTGGCTAGGAAAGCTGGCACTCTTGGCATTACATGCTGCATTTTGCAGAAATTTCAGTTCCAGCGCGAGGTATGTCATGTCGGAACAGCAATCTTCCACCCAGGTCGGCATCATCGTCGTTGCCCATGCCGACTATGGTTCTGCCATGCTGCGCACGGCGGAGTTCATCCTTGGTACCCTGAGCGACTGCACCTCCATCAGCGTGGACATCGCCCAGGAAGTGCCCGAGACCGTGCGCCGTCTGGATGATGCCGCCCAGCGGCTGGACAAGGGCGCCGGGGTCATCATCCTCACCGACATGTTCGGCGGCACCCCCACCAACCTGGCCCTCTCCCTGCTGGGGAGCCATCATGTGGAAGTCGTCACCGGCGTCAACCTGCCCATGCTGCTCAAGGTCTTCACCTGCCGCGAAAAGCCCCTGGCCGAGCTGGCCAGGCTGGCCGGAGAGGCCGGTACCAAGGGCATCGTCGTGGCCGGCAGCATGCTGCGCTCCCGGAACAAAGAAAAAACAGGCGATTGATTCGTATGCTCTGGTTCAGAGTGGACAATCGTCTGGTGCACGGGCAGGTCATCGAAGGCTGGCTGCCCTATGTGGCCGCCCGGCACCTGATCGTTGCCAATGACGCCATGTCCGCGGACCTTCTGCAGCAGCAGATCGTGTCCCTGGCCGTGCCGGAACAGGTGGCCGTCCACTTCGTGCCGGTGGATGCCCTGCCCGAGACCCTGGCCTGCTGCGGCGAGAGCAGCCTCGTGCTCTTTGCCGATTGCCAGGATGCCCGCAGGGCCCTGGAAAGCGGCGTCGCCATCCGTGCCCTCAATATCGGCAATCTGCACTACGCACCGGGCAAGATCCAGCTTTTTCCGCATGTGGCCCTTTCCCCGCAGGACAGGGACGATTTGCGGGCCATGCTGCAGCAGCAGGTGGAGCTGGATTTTCGCTGTGTGCCTTCCGACAAGATCCGGGATGCTTATGAGCAGCTTCTCTGATGCCCTCTGGCTGGGCGTGCACTACGCTTTTTTTTTGTCCTCGCGGGGGTGGCCCGCTCCTCCTTTGTCTTCAGGCTGGCTGACAGGCCCCTGTTCTGGGCCCTGCTGCTGGGAGGGCTGACCGGCCGCTGGCAGCCCGCGCTCTCCCTGGGGATCGTGGTGGAACTGCTCTGGCTCGACGTCATCGCCCTGGGCAGCGTGGTCCCGCCCTTCGGGACCCTGGCCTTCCTGCTGCTTTTTCCCCTGTCCGTCATTCCGGGCTGGACGGAGGCCCATCAGTTCCTCGCGCCCCTGATGTTCGCGGTGTTCGCGGCCTATGGCGCCAGCTATGCGGAGCGTTACCAGCGGGTGGCGCTCAATCCGCTGGTGGATCTGGTCGCGGCGTCGGCATCGTCCGGCCACGGCTGCACACCGGGGCGGGCCGTGGCCCTGGGGGCCGTGGTGCGCGCTGTCTGGCAGTTCCTGTACTACATGCTGTGCTATGTGGCCCTATGGCTGGCCTGTGACCTGCTGGGGAAGGGGATATTCCTGTTCGAGGGGCGGATGAGCTGGGGCATGCTCTTTGCCGCCAGCATGGTGGGCGGCATCCTTTCCCTGCGCACACGCCGGGCCTATGCCTGCCTCATGGGAATGTTCGTGGCGGTCTGGGGCTTTCTGGCCGTGACCAGGCTGGACATCTTTTAGGGCCGGGCTCTTTCGGGAGCCGGCCTGCCGCCATCATGCATAAAAAAGCTGCGTCACGCACGGCATTGCCATGCGGTCGCAGCTTTTTCTTCTGTCGCCGTCCTGGGGGACGGCGCCGGAGGCTCCCGTCACCCCTGCTGGAAAGCCCGCATCCAGGCCAGCACGGGCAACATCAGGGCCAGCAGGGCGGACAGCCATTGCGGCAGGCCCGGCCAGCGGCGGGCGCTGCGCAGGGCCTCCCAGAGGCCGAGGGCCGTCCCGGCCGCCAGGCCGCAGATATGGGCCAGGTAGTCCACGTTCCCTTCTCCCATGCCCCACATGGCCAGGATGCCCACACCGGCCACCAGCGGCAGATGGCGTTTGCCCTCATGGTGCAGGACCATGAAGCCTGCCAGTGCCCCGATGGCCGCGAAGACCGCCGTGGAAAAGCCCAGGCTGAGGACGAATTCCCGGCGCAGCACCACGGTGAGCAGATTGCCGAGCCCGCCGCCCAGCATGGTCAGCAGCAGGGCCCGGCCCGGGCCTGTCAGCCGGGCCAGCAGGGGCAGCATGATGCCGCCCAGCAGGATATTGCCGGCCAGATGGGCCGCGTCGGCATGCAGGGTCAGGGCCGTGAACAGGCGCTGCCATTCGCCATAGACGCGCAGGCGGACATTGTCCAGCGCGCCGGCCTGTTCCCAGCTTTCCGGCGGTGGCAGCCCTTCGGGCAGCGGCCACCAGCCGCTCCGCAGGCCGTGCCAGAGGATGAGCAGCAGCAGGGGCAGGGCGGCCAGCCAGCAGCGGGCATGGAGCGCGGGCGGCAGGTCCCGGGGGGCCGGGGGCCGCTGTTTTTCCGCATGGAAGTGCTGCAGCTCCTGCCGGGCCAGGCCTTCCAGCAAGGCGGGCACATAGAGGTATTCTTTCTGCCGGAAACGCCAGAGCTGATGGGGCAGGCCACAGGCACTGAGCACGAGGATCATTTCCTGCCGCTGGCTGTAGGACGTGATGCCCCCGCTGCCGGTGAGGGAACGCCAGTGGGGCGGCAGGGGACGCGGGCGACGCTGGACGTGCCAGTATCCCGCAAAAGGGGCGGGCAGGCGCAGAAGGCGGGGCTTCATAGCAAAAAAGCCCCGATTGCAGTTGCAACCGGGGCCTTGCGGGCGAAAAACAAGTTAGTCCTGCTTGGCACGGGCGACGGGCTTGGTCACCACACCGGAACGCAGGCAGCGGGTGCACACGGTCAGGGTGCGCACGGTGCCGTCAGCGAACTGATGACGCACACGCTGCAGGTTGGGATTGAAGCGGCGCTTGGTCTTGATGTTGGAATGGCTGACAAGATTGCCGACCTGGGGCTTTTTGCCGCAGAAATCGCATTCTTTGCTCATGATGTCCTCCGTATATGCAGAAAACTGTGTGTATCGTATATGCGGCAAAGCCGGGTAACAGCGGCCGCGCATTGCGCAGGCAATGAGCCATGCATCCAGCATGGCCGCGCAAGCAGTTCCTTTACCCAAGCTTTGCCCAAAAGGCAAGCTTTTTTCCGGGAAAGGGTCAAAATTCTTTGCCGCGGGCTACGTTTCGGGCGCAAGACACGGGCAGAGCATCCGGCGCCGGGGGGGATCGGAGCCCTCCGGGGCGCGGAAGCCGGCCTGCCGGGCCTCCTCGTGCGACAGCAGGCGGGCATGGACCCGGCAGCCGATGGCATACGGGGGCAGCCACTGCTGCCACTGTGGTGCCGCGGCATCGACATACAGGTGGGCCAGATCCGGGCAGGCGGTACAGGAAGCGCAGGGGGCATCCGGCAGTTCCGGCACACAGCAGGCCCCGGGGGACCGTTCCAGGGTGGCCATGATGTCGAGGATGCGACGGCGCAGGGCAAGCTCGGCATCCATGGCCGTGGCGCAGGCCCCGGCATCGAGCCCCAGTTCCTCATAGGCCATCCAGATGACTTCGCCGTTCATGCGGCCGTACAGGGGATGGCTGTCCCGCAGGCGCTTGTTTTCAGCCGCTGGCAGCGCGGAGCTGTCTACCGGGGGAAGGGTATCGTCCATGATCCTCCAGAAGCAAAAAAGGGGCCGGCAGGCCGGCCCCGGGATGGCGGTGTGACGGAGGCTACTTCAGCAGGCCCTGCAGGGTCTGCCTGCCCTTGCTGATGGTCTGGTCGAATTCCTGCTGCAGGGAGTCCATCAGCTCCTTGACGGAAACGATGCTGTTGACCCGGGCCACGTTGGCCCCGCAAAAGGCGAAGCCGCGCTCCAGGTTGCCCTTCATGGCGCTGATGAGGGCCTGGGCGATGCAGTAGGGCGTCTTTTCCTGGTCGCAGGTATGCACACAGTGGAAGACGCATTTGAAAGGTTTTTTGTTGCCCTGGCGGGCGGACTCGATGAAGTCGTTCTGGAGGGCGCGGCCGGGCATGCCCACAGGGCTCTTGATGATGGTGATGTCTTCTTCGCGGGCGGCGATGTAGCTTTGCTTGAAGCGTTCATCGGCATCGCATTCCCTGGTGGCCACGAAGCGCGTCCCCATCTGGACGCCGGCAGCGCCGAGGTCGAGGAATTTCTTGATGTCTGCACCGGTGTAGATGCCGCCGGCGGCGATGACGGGCACGGCCCGGCCCTTCTGGTCTTCAAGGCGCTTGGCGGCCTCGACCACCTGGGGGACCAGGACTTCCAGGGCGAAGTTGGGGTCATCGATCTCTTCACGCTTGAAACCGAGGTGCCCGCCGGCCTTGGGGCCTTCCACCACGAAGGCGTCGGGCAGATAGTCGAAGCGGGAGAGCCACTTGCGGGCGATCAGGGTCGCCGCGCGGGCGGAAGAGACGATGGGGACCAGCTTGGTCTTGAACTCTTCCTTTTTTTCTTCGCAGGCCTGCAGGAGGTGTTTGGGCATCTCCAGGGGCAGACCGGCACCGGAAAAGATGATGTCGGCACGGTTCTCGATGGCCGTGCGCACCATCTGGCTGAAGGTGGTCAGCGCCACCATGATGTTGACGCCGATGATGCCCTGGGTCTTTTCCCGGGCCTTGCTCAGCTCCTGGCGCAGGGCGCGCAGGTTGGCTTCGATGGGATTTTTGGCCACGTCGGGCTCTTTCATCCCGATCATGGCTCCGGCGATGACGCCGATGCCGCCCTGATTGGCGACAGCGGAGGCGAGGCCGGAAAGGGAAATGCCGACACCCATGCCTCCCTGGACGATGGGCATTTTAGCGGTCAGGTCTCCAATGGACAAAGAAGGAAAAGCCATGATGCAACCTCCAACATGGCGCTATAAGGTAAAGCCCTCACGGGGCGGTATTGAAATCAGTTTTCAGACAGTATTACCAGAAAAAGCCTGTTTTCACAAGGCCGCTGCCGCCATCAGGCGTGGCAAAGTGCCTGGTAATCGCACCAGCGGCAGCCTTCGCCCGGACGGCCGGTGAACTCCGGGCCGTGCTCCATATGCCAGAGCAGCAGGGAAAGGACGTCGAAGCATTGACGGATGCGTTCGTCATTGTCCCTGGCCGGGCTGGGGCCGAACAGCCAGTATTCCCGGCCCGTGTCGCGCAGTTCCACCAGGGCGGCGTCGTGCAGCTCCCTGAAACCGGCGGCATGCAGCATGCACAGGTAGGCGGGCAGCTGGATCATGCGCAATTTTTCGGCCAGCTGGTCGAAGGTCCCGGCGGCCAGCCGGCGGCGGTCCTCCAGAGGGAGCCGCTCGTCCCGGACCTGGGCCATACGTTCGAACAGGGCGGCATCGTCCCAGAGATCCCCGGCGGGATTGTTGATGATGCCGGTCTTGTAGTCCACGATGCAAAGGCCGTCCTCACGCCTGTCCAGCCTGTCCAGGCGCCCCTTGAAGGTATATTCCCGGCCGTTGCAGCGGATGGTCTGGGTCAGGGGATACTCCAGCTCCAGGATGGTGGCTTCCGGCTGGTGGCGGAGGTATTCCTCCAGGCGGCGCGGGGCCGCCACGGCAAACATCATCAGGCTGTCGGGCGGCAGCAGGGCCCGCAGCCCGTGGCGCTCCGTCTGACGCTGCAGTTCGGCGCGCATGTCTTCCGTGCTGATGCTGGCGGCGTCCACCGTCGTGTTGCGGTAGGGACGGTAGAGCTGCTGCAGCACGTCGTGCAGCACGGAGCCCACTTCCGCCGGATCGTCCTTTTCGTTGACCTCCTGGACGGGCCGGAAGCGGCACAGATGCTTCCAGACGAAAGCCAGCGGACAATGCAGATAGGTATCCAGGGCCGTGGGCGGGATGGGCGCGGCCAGAAAGTCCCGCATGGCATCCTGCAAGGCCTGGTTGCGTTTCAGGGACAGTGCGCGGGGCGGCATGGGGGTCACATCGCAGGCGGCCACGGCCAGCGGCGCTGTCCCGGGGGTGAGGAGGGCCCCGGTGCGCTGCTCGTGCGCCCAGATGAGCTGCTCCACAAAACGGCTGCGGGCCTTCTTGCTGTCCATGAGGCCGGAGCGCCCCTGGCTCTCCTGCCAGTAAAAATGCACTTCGCGGGCGCAGGCGCACAGACGGTAGAGGGTATGGGAGGCCGCCCGTTCCCGGCGGCGGGCATCGGGCAGGCCCAGGATGCGGCGCAGGCTGTCCGGCAGCAGGGGGTCCTGACCGGGGGCACCAGGCAGGACGTCATCGGTGGCATCGACGATGAAGATGCGGTCGAACTGGAGCAGACGGCTTTCCAGCATGCCCAGCACCTGCACGCCGCCCAGGGGGTCGGCCTCGAAGGGGATGCGCTGCTGCTGCAGCAGCTGGCGGGCCAGGCCGTGCAGGAGGCGGGGGGGCATCTCCTCGCCGGACAGGGCATTGTGCTGCAATTCCGGCACGCAATGGCGCACCAGGCGGTACAGGGCCTCGGCATCCAGGGGAAAGCGCTCCCAGACGGCCTGCCCGTGGCGGGTCAGGAAGTCGCTCAGGCGCAGCAGGGCCCCGGCCAGAGCGGCCAGCGTGCCGGCATCACCGAAATCTTCCAGCAGCAGGTGCAGCAGCTCTTCCAGCAGGGCACGCTCGGGACCGGGGGCGGGAAGGGGCCCGTCCGGGGCGCCCGCGTGTTCTTCGTCGCCGGCCAGGGCGGCCAGCAGGTCGTCAAAGGCCACCAGGCGCCTGCCGCTGCGGATGCGGCGCTCCAGGCGGCGCAGCAGGGGCCGCAGGGGCTGTCCCGTGCCTGCTTCCCCGCCGGGGGCGGCCTGCAGCATGCCCAGATACGGGTGGCGCAGGCAGGCCAGCAGGTGCCGCCAGTAAAAGAGCCCGTCCCTGTCCCGGCCTTCATGCAGGCGGAAGAGGCTGTCCAGCAGATGGAAGACGGGCGAGCGCTCCAGGGGATAGCCCATGGAGATGTTGACGTCCTTGTCCGGCAGGTGGTGCAGCACGGGCAGCAGGAGGTCGCCGTGGGTCAGCAGGATGGCTGTGGAGGCCTCCGACGGGGCTTCCAGATCCTGTTGCAGGGCCTTGAGCTGGGAGTGGAGGTCGTAGCCCGTGAAATAATGCCATTTTTGTGCATCGTCCGCCGGTGCGGGCGCGTCCGGTTCCCAAAGTCGGGCCGTGGCCTGCCAGCGCTGCAGCCACTGGACGTGTTCCTGGCAGGCCCAGTGCACGGCCGGCCTTCCTTCCTCGCCATGCCGGAGCAGGGCGGGATCCGTATGCAGGCAGACGCGGGCCCCGGCCTGCCAGAGGCTGCGGAGCAGGAGGTCCTCGGTCTCGGTGAGCAGGGAAAAACCGGCCAGCAGCACGGGATGCCCGTCCGCCGGGCGCAGCAGGCCGGGGATGTCCTCCGCATGGCGGGCGGCCAGCCAGAAATCATGGCCCGGTGTGGTCCAGCCTCTTTGGGCCAGAGCCGCCACATAGGCATCACGGATGCGCCCCAGGGCGCCCAGCAGGGCCGCGGCCGGGGGACTCACCTCGTCGATGAAGGGCAGGTCGTCGGTGACCATGTTCTGGCCCAGCAGCTCTTCCAGCAGGTTGGCCAGGCGGATGCCCCAGGGCAGGAAGGCGCCCGGGGCCAGATCGCCGAAGCGCTTCTCCAGCTCGTGGTCTTCACCGGCCAGCCCGAGGACGCAGTCCCGCAGCAGGGCCACCCTGTCCAGCAGGCAGGCCGTGCGCAGCGGCACGGGGCTGGCATGCATGCGCCACAGGCGCACCATGTCCGGCAGGGAAAGAACCTTGGGCAACAGGCCGGTGGTGCCGGCATCGGCATAGATGTCCACAAGGTAGCGCCACGGACGGTTGTGGGGGACGATGATGACGGCATCGCCGGGCCGCCCGCGGCTCCAGAGGTCGGTGGCCTGTTTCAGGGCAGGCAGGAAGGGCCGCTGCCAGGAAAAGATATGGAAGGGGCTGCTCATGCCTCGTCCTCACAGAAATAGCGGGGATAGGCCCCAAGATCCGTAAACAGTTCCGAGGCGCTGCCGGGCTCCACCAGGCGGAAGGCCTGCCTGTCCAGATAGATGAGCAGGCCGCGGGCCACCGCTGTGCCGCCCTGTTCCAGGCAGCGCAGATAGCGCCGTACCTGCCGTACATGTTCGTCCATGACCCTGCCGCTCTTGTAATCCACCACCAGGGTCCCCCAGGACAGGGGGACGATGAGGTCGGCACGCAAAAGCTCCCGGCGGGGGCCGTCGGCTTCCAGCATGGATTGCTCCGGGACGCCGCGCCGCTGCCACAGGCCGAACTGGGGAAGGCGCAGCAGCCAGAGCAGGCAGGATTCCATATCGGCGGCGACATTTTCCCTGTCAGGGCCGTCCTGCCCGTCGGCAAGGGGGATGGTGGCAAGGACTTCCCGCACGGCGACCCGGATATTGTCCTCACTGAGGCCGCCCAGGGGCAGCTGCTCCAGACAGGCATGGAGCAGGGTGCCGCGATCCCGTGCGGAAAAATGCATCCGCTCCAGCGGGTTGCGGTAGATCTTGAGCCGGGGCAGCCATTGCATGGGCCGCCAGCCCTCTTCCGGCACAGACGGCGCTGCCGCCTGCCCGCGGGGGAGCTGGCCGGGATCGGCATCGGCCGTTGCGGCGTCCGGTGCCGTGTCCGTCTCTTCCTCCCCGTCCTCGGCAGCCGGCGGCCGGACCGGGCGCAGCACGTCGTCCCCGCCTTCCAGCTGGTAGGGGACCGTGAGCCCGGCCTGCTGCCAGAGCACATCCAGAGCGTGGCTGCCGCAGCCCCTGCGCACGGTGGCGGCACTGGTACGGAAGACGTACAGCTCTTCCCGTGCCCGGGTGAAGGCCACATAGAACTGGTTGAGCAGTTCCGTGGCCTGACGCAGCAGGGCCTCATAATAGACCCTGCCGCAATGGGGGCCGTTTTTGCAGACCATGCGCAGGCCGTCTTCCTCCATGAGCACCGGATCGTTCGCCTTCAGGGAAGCGTCGGTCCAGGGCAGGAGGACCACAGGGGCCTCGAGGCCCTTGGATTTGTGGACGGTCATGATGCGCACGGCGTCGATGCCTTCGGGCATGGGGACTTTTTCTTCGCCGCCCTTTTCCTGCCAGTGGGCCAGGAAGTCGGGCAGGGTGGCCAGCCCCTGATCCTCGGCGTTTTTGAGCACTTCGAGGAAACAGCGCAGGAAGACATCCGCTTCGGGACAGCGCTGGAAGACCTGCAGACGGTCGTACCACTCCATGATCGTGTCATACGGCGTCATGAGCCCCGCCTGATTGTGGAAGGGGGCCAGCACGGAAGCCCAGAAATCCGGGAACTGCTGCTGCAGGTGCGGCAGAAGGGAAGTCCTGCCGCGGCCCACGCAGGTATCGTGCAGCTCCTGCAGGCCGGGGACCGGCAGGGGCCCCTGCTGCACCAGACTGCCCGTGACCACGGTCCAGAGGGCCAGCTCGTCTTCCGCATTGCACAGGAACTGCAGCAGGGCCACGCTTTGGATCACCAGG
This is a stretch of genomic DNA from Desulfovibrio piger. It encodes these proteins:
- the rpoN gene encoding RNA polymerase factor sigma-54; translated protein: MALELRQQLKLSQQLVMTPQLQQAIKLLQLSRVELLETVQQELLENPFLEEAPANEPVAQQDQEEPRHEKPQDEVYDADLSRNADWEEYLGEFASTPRTSQGRELEIAEEISPLEARYSAKPTLEGHLLWQLHLSTLTDEQKAIGEIIIGNLGSSGYLRASVEEIAEMASTTPEAVQTVLERVQLFDPVGVAARDARECLLVQLKNLRYDRDPILMELVQSHLEDLEAHRYKPLLRKFKLDMEGLREYLDIIQSLEPLPGASFDSSEPTYVSPDVFVYSVGDEFVILLNEEGLPHLQLSSMLRDGVPSCNEKEKDYVSEKIRSASWLIRSLYQRQRTLYKVVESIVKHQQPFFRDGVTKLAPLILKDIADDIGMHESTVSRITTNKYVATPHGIFELKFFFNSGLELDDGSQVGSESVKALIKKFIAAEDPKSPLSDERLGELLKEQLKVNIARRTVAKYRTALNIPSSSKRKEHF
- the hpf gene encoding ribosome hibernation-promoting factor, HPF/YfiA family, with amino-acid sequence MNIAFTFKNFEASDHLKKYARRRMEKMGRFFGKASGLEVGVVLTVDKFRHRCEVTIAGEGLHLSASEQSSDMYAAIDLVVDKVEAQIKKHVSRVKEQRRQARNANVDVFTYNLEADPDEEPAVVGTERFAPKPLHLDEALMQLESIGSDFLVFINAETDRVNVVYRRRIGGYAVIDPVL
- the rapZ gene encoding RNase adapter RapZ, with amino-acid sequence MSQTSSDEAATPVQVCIVTGLSGAGKSTALQVFEDLRYFTVDGLPAGLAAEMADMMRRESMERFRGMALGMDMRQQDFLEELNVALARLAEHGVRPMLLFLEAGPQELMRRYATTRRPHPLEREGMGLEDALREERARLAPVREMADLVIDTSRFSIHDLRRAIQKRWSRTPGRLRAIRVNVISFGFKYGVPREADFVFDLRFLPNPYFVEKLRPLSGKDKAVRDYVFATEAAQEFEKKLFDLVRFMLPQMEAEGRYRVAIAVGCTGGRHRSVATAEALFQMLRQADYPASLEHRHLELG
- a CDS encoding PTS sugar transporter subunit IIA, which produces MSEQQSSTQVGIIVVAHADYGSAMLRTAEFILGTLSDCTSISVDIAQEVPETVRRLDDAAQRLDKGAGVIILTDMFGGTPTNLALSLLGSHHVEVVTGVNLPMLLKVFTCREKPLAELARLAGEAGTKGIVVAGSMLRSRNKEKTGD
- a CDS encoding PTS sugar transporter subunit IIB — protein: MLWFRVDNRLVHGQVIEGWLPYVAARHLIVANDAMSADLLQQQIVSLAVPEQVAVHFVPVDALPETLACCGESSLVLFADCQDARRALESGVAIRALNIGNLHYAPGKIQLFPHVALSPQDRDDLRAMLQQQVELDFRCVPSDKIRDAYEQLL
- a CDS encoding rhomboid family intramembrane serine protease → MKPRLLRLPAPFAGYWHVQRRPRPLPPHWRSLTGSGGITSYSQRQEMILVLSACGLPHQLWRFRQKEYLYVPALLEGLARQELQHFHAEKQRPPAPRDLPPALHARCWLAALPLLLLILWHGLRSGWWPLPEGLPPPESWEQAGALDNVRLRVYGEWQRLFTALTLHADAAHLAGNILLGGIMLPLLARLTGPGRALLLTMLGGGLGNLLTVVLRREFVLSLGFSTAVFAAIGALAGFMVLHHEGKRHLPLVAGVGILAMWGMGEGNVDYLAHICGLAAGTALGLWEALRSARRWPGLPQWLSALLALMLPVLAWMRAFQQG
- the rpmB gene encoding 50S ribosomal protein L28: MSKECDFCGKKPQVGNLVSHSNIKTKRRFNPNLQRVRHQFADGTVRTLTVCTRCLRSGVVTKPVARAKQD
- a CDS encoding NAD(P)H-dependent flavin oxidoreductase, with amino-acid sequence MAFPSLSIGDLTAKMPIVQGGMGVGISLSGLASAVANQGGIGVIAGAMIGMKEPDVAKNPIEANLRALRQELSKAREKTQGIIGVNIMVALTTFSQMVRTAIENRADIIFSGAGLPLEMPKHLLQACEEKKEEFKTKLVPIVSSARAATLIARKWLSRFDYLPDAFVVEGPKAGGHLGFKREEIDDPNFALEVLVPQVVEAAKRLEDQKGRAVPVIAAGGIYTGADIKKFLDLGAAGVQMGTRFVATRECDADERFKQSYIAAREEDITIIKSPVGMPGRALQNDFIESARQGNKKPFKCVFHCVHTCDQEKTPYCIAQALISAMKGNLERGFAFCGANVARVNSIVSVKELMDSLQQEFDQTISKGRQTLQGLLK